The DNA segment CCTATGGGGCAGCCCGCGGGATCCGCGGGGAAAAGGGGCTCCATTTAAGCGGGAACCGCTTTTGGCGTCAAGCGATCAAAATCCAGTGGTTGCGGTGTCGGCGCATGCGCTTGGGCGTATCACGAAATCGGGCGGGCGGGTTTCGGCATTTGTGTCAAAAGATCGAACCACCGGCCCTGATCCGTCGTCCCGTCTCGGGTCGTTTTCGCGGCGGCACCCTACGGGCTTCGGTGGCACCCCGCCCCGCCGTCACCGGGATCTATTTGCTCCCCGGGGCGACATAGCCGGCAGGCATCTCGGCACCTTCCCCGAAGAAGAACGCCTCCATCTGGCCCTCCAGATATTGCCGGGCCTTGGGATCCATGGGTGAGAGGTGGTTCTCATTGATCAACATGGTCTGGTGCTTGAGCCACATCTGCCACGCTTCCTTGGAAACGCTTCCGTATAACTTCTTGCCCAGTTCACCCGGGTAGGGAGCGAAATCCAGGCCCTCCGCCTCCTTACCCAGTTTCACGCATTTCACCGTCCGTGCCATGGGAGTCTCCTGTCAAGTTCCGGTGCAGTTGATCCAGCAGCCGCCGGACCGGCGCGGGGAGGCCGCGGCCTAGGCGTTGGTCAGTGTTATACCAGAGCGTGTCCGGACCTTCCATGACCCGCGCGCCCACGCCCCGGACCCGCGCATAGATCGGCGTGATATGGAGCCGGAAATGGGTGAAGGTATGCTTCAGCACCGGCCAGGGCTGGTGCTCCGAGACCTCACATCCGAGCCGCTCCCGGCACCAGTCCGCCACCGGCGCGCCCTCCGGGACCTCCGGGAAACCCCATAGCCCACCCCAAACGCCGGTGGGTGGACGGCGCACCAGCAAGACCTCGCCCCCTGCGCGGCACAGCATGAGAAGACGGGTCGCGCGTTCGGGCAGCGCCTGGCGCGGCTTGGGGGACGGAAACGCACGCTCGCGGCCGGCCCGGTGCGCGGCGCAATCCGTCTCGAGGGGGCATGCACCACAGACGGGGGACGCGCGGGTACAGACCGTCGCGCCCAGGTCCATGATGGCCTGGGTATAGGCGGCCACTTGGTGCCGCGGCGTATATCGCTCGGCGAAGCCCCAGAGCCGGTCGGCAACCTTGGGCAACCCCGGCCACCCCTCGACCGCGTGGAACCGCGCCAGGACCCGCTTCACGTTGCCGTCGAGGATCGGATGGCACTGCCCATCCGCCAACGCCAGGATCGCCCCCGCGGTGGAACGACCCACGCCGGGCAGGTCCTGCACGGCCGCTATCTCCAAGGGAAACCCGCCCCGGTAGCGCGCGTGGATCTGCTCGGCCGCGCGGTGCAGATTTCGCCCCCGGGCATAGTAGCCAAGGCCGGACCAGTGGTGCAGCACTTCGTCCAGGGATGCGGACGCGAGCGCCGCCACGTCCGGGAAGCGCGCCATGAAGCGCTCATAATATGGGATCACGGTGCCGACCTGGGTCTGCTGAAGCATGATCTCCGAGACCCAGACGCGGTAGGGGGTGGGGTTGATCTGCCACGGCAGATCCTTGCGGCCGGACCGGTGGTACCACGCCAGCACACGGGCGCTGAAGCTGCCGCTGGACCGCTCCCCGCTCACGGTGTCGCCAGGGCCGCGTGCGCCGTGCCTTCCATCCGCTCCAGGTTCGCGGCGGTCTGCAGCGCCTCCTGGCGCATCTTGTAGCGGATGATCCACGGCCCGATCAGCGGGGGCACCCAGAACGAGGGGACCACGTCCACGTCAAAGTAGAGCCGGGAGGCTTGGCGCCCATCCGGGACGACCCGCCAATGCGCCAAGCCATAGCGGAAGTCACTGAGCGCCGGGATTGTCCGCGCCACGATCTCCCCGTCCGGGCGCTGCTCGACGTCCTGTACCTGTTTCACAGTGAAGCAGAAGAACGCGATGCAACCCCGCACCAGGGTGCGTACCCGCGTAATATTTCCGGAGCGCGCGAGCACCTGGCTTTCGAGGATGGCGGGGTTGAGGCGCCGCAGGTGCGCGTAGTCCGTGATCAGCGCGCGCACCCGGTCCGCCGGCATCGTCAGATCCATCACCAGCGTCAGCCGGTAATTGGCCTGCTCATGCGTCACGCCTAGCTGGACAACGTCCGCCGCGCGCGCCGCCTGCATGCCCAGTAGTACGGACAGGATCCCCGCCGCGAGCCTATTTGAACAAGTTCTCAAGACCCTTCGGGATACGATCATGCAACTTTTCCTGGATCTGGTGCCGGATCTCGGATTGCACCTTCTGCTTCAGCAGTCCTTCGAACGCCACGCGGAACTTGGGTTTGGCGAACGTCCCGCTGATGCGTATGGGCACCGTGAGGCCCTTGAGATCCTGCACACTCTGACCGCCGCCGCACTGCACCGGGTTCAGGAAGGTGGCCTGCAGACCGTAGTCCAGGGTCTGATTCACCAGGTTCGCGGTACCGCTGCCGGTGGCGCGCAGTACCGGTGAACTCAAGAGCAGGTCGTTGTTGTTTACGATACCGTTGGTCACGATGGCGGTACCCGTGAGGCTTCCGAACTCCGTCTCCTGGGGGACATTTCCCCCGCCGGAGATCGGCCGCTGTTTGTAGATCGCCCACGCGGTGCATACCAGATGCACCACGTTCACGCCCTGGAGCGCCCCGTCCTTGAGCGCGAAGCGCGCGTCGCCACTCATGGTGCTGCGCATCCGCTCGATGTTGGTACCACGCGCGGTGATCCTGGCCCCCAGGTCACCGGTACCGGAGATCTTCTTTACCCCCATGAGATCCTGGACCAATGGCCCAACCTGAACCCCGTTGAGGTGCTCGTTGAGGGAGAGCACCGGCACCGATCCACTGGCGTCGAGCCCGATATCGCCGCTGTAGGTGCCTTGATACAACTTGGCGGTGGCGGGATGCACTCGCAGGTTACCGTTCTTGGAGCGGACCGTGAGCCGGATGTCCGTGGAATGGAGCTTGTAGGCCGTCAGGCTGGCAATCTTCAAGGTCCCATCCAGATCCAGCGCGCGCAGGCTGGCCACCGGCAGGGCGCCCGCGGGCGCCGGCGCACCGGCCGCCGCGGCGGGTGTCACCAGGCTCATGCCGGTACGCGCAGGCTGCGGGGGCGCCGGCAGATAGCGGTCCAGGTCCAGCTGGTTCACGTCGAGATCAAACGAGATTGAGGGGTGGGCGAAGTTGCGCACGCCGAGCGTGCCGGCGAGCCGCGTGGCGTCCAGATTCACTGTCAGCGGCTCGACCTGTACGCGACCCGGGGCGGTAACGACGG comes from the Chromatiales bacterium 21-64-14 genome and includes:
- a CDS encoding oxidative damage protection protein produces the protein MARTVKCVKLGKEAEGLDFAPYPGELGKKLYGSVSKEAWQMWLKHQTMLINENHLSPMDPKARQYLEGQMEAFFFGEGAEMPAGYVAPGSK
- a CDS encoding A/G-specific adenine glycosylase, with translation MSGERSSGSFSARVLAWYHRSGRKDLPWQINPTPYRVWVSEIMLQQTQVGTVIPYYERFMARFPDVAALASASLDEVLHHWSGLGYYARGRNLHRAAEQIHARYRGGFPLEIAAVQDLPGVGRSTAGAILALADGQCHPILDGNVKRVLARFHAVEGWPGLPKVADRLWGFAERYTPRHQVAAYTQAIMDLGATVCTRASPVCGACPLETDCAAHRAGRERAFPSPKPRQALPERATRLLMLCRAGGEVLLVRRPPTGVWGGLWGFPEVPEGAPVADWCRERLGCEVSEHQPWPVLKHTFTHFRLHITPIYARVRGVGARVMEGPDTLWYNTDQRLGRGLPAPVRRLLDQLHRNLTGDSHGTDGEMRETG